A DNA window from Aquarana catesbeiana isolate 2022-GZ linkage group LG01, ASM4218655v1, whole genome shotgun sequence contains the following coding sequences:
- the LOC141116193 gene encoding taste receptor type 2 member 40-like, protein MAPTIVYQVFPTAREVQLRKWKTEKPSRVENTMLPSFVILSLSALGISTVIGFFTNSFIIVAHGMDRAKGRNINPRELILFTLGLFNIAYQFSMAANDSVLYLWSNVYFSDNVFAIFSVLLLFTIFSSFWFTFCLCGFYYVMLVTFEQTFFMRLKQSISDVVPWMLFSSVLLSLIISVPVAWNIKKDEYLVQLYGNLTDNSTVQYGIPQMSLQYLLVTSIIGCCIPLILVAFANILIIKSLCVHAKHLSKNAGGMSVQSVEASVSAARTVSSLLILYISFYISQILLIMAVFDVNSIWFSVCLLVIYAYSPVQSIILILGSPKLKSALLTFLGSRKSKIPPTGDIQAIS, encoded by the coding sequence ATGGCTCCAACAATTGTCTACCAGGTATTTCCAACTGCCAGAGAAGTACAGCTACGAAAATGGAAAACTGAAAAACCAAGCAGAGTTGAAAACACGATGTTGCCCTCATTTGTTATTCTCTCACTTAGTGCCTTAGGGATTAGCACTGTGATTGGATTTTTCACCAATTCGTTTATTATTGTAGCTCATGGAATGGACAGGGCTAAAGGTAGGAACATTAACCCAAGAGAACTGATCCTTTTTACCCTGGGCCTTTTCAATATTGCCTATCAGTTTAGCATGGCAGCTAATGACTCTGTTCTCTACCTATGGAGTAATGTCTACTTCTCTGACAATGTTTTTGCCATCTTCTCCGTCCTTCTGCTTTTCACAATCTTCTCCAGCTTCTGGTTTACCTTCTGTCTCTGTGGCTTCTACTATGTGATGCTTGTTACGTTTGAACAAACATTCTTCATGCGCCTAAAGCAAAGCATCTCTGATGTGGTCCCCTGGATGCTGTTCTCCTCTGTACTGCTGTCACTCATTATCAGTGTCCCAGTAGCTTGGAATATCAAGAAGGATGAATATTTGGTTCAATTGTATGGTAATCTCACTGACAACTCAACTGTGCAATACGGAATACCACAAATGAGTCTTCAGTACTTGCTGGTCACCAGTATTATAGGTTGCTGCATACCTCTTATCCTGGTGGCTTTTGCAAATATCTTGATAATCAAGTCCCTCTGTGTCCATGCAAAACATCTCAGTAAGAACGCTGGAGGCATGAGTGTACAGAGTGTTGAAGCCAGCGTATCTGCAGCACGCACTGTCAGCTCTCTTCTTATTCTTTACATTAGTTTTTACATTTCTCAGATATTGCTGATCATGGCTGTTTTTGATGTTAACAGTATTtggttttctgtctgtttgctagTTATCTATGCCTACTCCCCAGTACAGTCAATCATTTTGATTCTTGGAAGTCCAAAACTTAAAAGTGCATTGTTAACATTTTTGGGGTCAAGGAAAAGCAAAATACCTCCAACTGGGGACATACAAGCAATAAGCTGA